The following DNA comes from Vigna radiata var. radiata cultivar VC1973A chromosome 4, Vradiata_ver6, whole genome shotgun sequence.
GTTTTCAACATGTACTTTTTCGTGCTCTTCAATTTTTGCTCTGTGTTTTTATTTGGGACGCCAAATGGATTTTCATGAGATTTTGCTTCTGATAAGTGTCTTTCTAGTTTTTTGGTTCGTTCATGTATGAGGTTGTTGGCCATCGTTTACTATTTTTTTGCACCTTTCATCTGTAAACTTTGGCCGGTTTAGTAGTTTTCTGTTCTTGGTTTTCATTTGCTCTTGAGATGGTTGATTCATGTTAGATTTTGTGGAAAAGGGaggatggtgatgatgatgatgatgatgttggcGGGTTACTGTTTCTCCCTATATcaattttttctcttgtttttttttttttattttttttgtttatttggcccttttctcttcttttgcccttttttcttttctgcagAAACTAAGGGTTGTATTCCTTTTTATTTGTGTGGTGGTTTGGTTTGTAACTTGTGCTGCAATTTACTTGTGTTGTTGATTTGGTTAATCTTCTCTATGTACTTTCGGTTGGCCTGTTTATTGTTGAAATCATGATGTCTACAATGTATCCCTTGTGATTCTTcctaattgttttcttttgagtgTCTATTTGCTCCTTTTTCATTGTTGCATGACAATGATTTGCTTTTTGCTCCATGTTCAATGATGCCAGGGAGCCATGGGATTGGCATAGGGAGGACTACTGTCTCCAGAAGAGTTTCAATTATGGTAACTCTGACTTGTGGTTCTAAGTTAGATTAgtctaaaaataattgattccTGAGAAAGTTTTCTTGTTTGAGCAGAAATTTCACAAGGTCTGTGGAATGAGGTTCCTGAAAATGAAGATCTGTCCTGTGTTTTCAATGATGAAACAACCCCAGTGAAGGCATGTGGGGATTTTTCATACAATGTCAATAATAGTGGTATGGTACTTCTATCTGGCATGCACTTGTATGTTGTCTAATAATCAATATGTGAAACTTggatttttcatttctattatcGAGGGTGAACTTGACAAAAATGCTAGGGTTATTGCCTTGCGATATTCAGGTGACATTTTTAAATCCTGGAACCAAATTGTAGCTTTATTTGTAGGGATAGCTTTATGCATCATGTGTTGGGTTAGACCTTTACTTTTTATTACTATTGTTATTCCTGCTGTGcttttttatatgtaatgttGTCCTTTCTAACTCTAACAAGGTGGATTTCAGAGTCAAATGATCTTAAAAATGAACCAGACAAATGTTTGAAGACTTCTTATCAATTCAAGCGACGGAGGATGCTACAATTCAATACTCAAAATGGGTGTCATTACCCCTCCAACGAACAAATGTCTTCAGCATATTTGAAAGTAAAGGTCAGTGCTTTTTTACCTTATAGTGGCATTGGTCAGGCCACATGAAAAAACGAGAACTCGAGTACACTAAATTTGAGCAAATACgtctttttcttaaatatattccAAATGATATAGCTGACTAAGGTAGAAATATGTTTTGTCTTAAGGTAGCTAAAATTTGAGCAACTTTTCCATGTTATTTTTGCAAGATTTCTGTTGTTTATactatatttcatatttttgctTTTCTGAAATGATTAGTTCAGCCATATTGGTTTATATCACCTCATTTGTGAAGTAGAACTTAATCAACTGTCTCATCTGCAAGATTTCTGTAGCCATTTGGAGATTATAAAAGAGCCTGTTTTAAGTTAGACCAGTGTgataactatatattaaaatgtgaCATGAGATGACTATTAACCTGGTATTCTTGTTTTGAGTTGATCAACAATCCTGTTTCTGTCCTTAAAGGCTTCATGATTTGCAATGAACATTGTTGGCACCAGAAACCATCACTCAAGGATATCAATGAAATGTTGTTTGAGTTAATAATTGTGCTAGAGTTGCTGCTTTTGCCAGATTGTGTAACTGTTACATTATGTATATAGGGGAAGGAGGACCCAAATGTGGAGATTTTCTCAGAATTTTCGCAATGGGTATCTGGGGCATCAGGTTTACCTTTTTGCAAatattttgctttgttttttcttttccattttacaTGGATTTGATATCTTTAACCAATTATAATGAGACATGCATTAGGAAGTGCATCCGCTTCCAGTTATGAGGACCTTGAATCAGCCGAAGGGTGGCTAGCAGATTGCTTTGCAGATGCTGAAATGCAATTATGTCCTGATGATTTGTATGCTTCTAAAGATCACCATTAATATATTATGTCATATATCTGTTTATACAAAACAATCTTATGATTATGTTATTTGACTCAGGATTTTTTCTGGGGCTGATGATGTTCACATTGATGTTGCAGGTAATTTTTCTGCCTGCCATTTACTCTAATTTACCTACTTCTTTATTGTACACTTTGACTTATTTGAAAAACGTTATATGCTTCCATAGATCTGTGCAACTTCCAACCTGTGTGCGAACAAAATACGGTTCAGCATAGTGCCACTAAAATCCCCAAAAATATTGTCTTGAAAGGTTTGTTTTGTTCTTGATACAGTCCTTTTTGCTTGTTTTAATTGTAATGGATATTTGCCTATCTCATCTAATAATATCATCCAAGTTGCTAGGAGACGAGGCTGTTTGAATAAACTTCTGCAGAAACACTAAAGCAGAAGAAAAAGGGgaggaaaagtaaaataaacttCTGCATATGCCAATATTAACTTATGCATAATACAGAAATTATCTTTCAAAGAAGCTAATATGAGAGAAGTTTCTGCAGATTGATGTAATGCATTAGCTAACTTTGTCTATGGAGAAGTTTATGTTACTTTCAcgttttattttcttctcctatGAGTATTTATTGAGAAGTTTATCAAAAAAGAGTCACAATACAGGAAAAGCTAGCAtagttgtgtttttatttcttaaactgTGGTCTATAGTTTGTGCCAAATGCTAAAGAATCTTTAACCAGAAACAATAGTACGTAATAGTTAATAATGGTATGAAAGTTTTTGtgacatgaaataaaattctgACTTTGTTTAACAGGTATAGGTGGAAAATCATTTGTAGAAAAACCCACAAAGCTATCTGCTTCTGTGGCCTATCCATTTGCCTTCATTAAACCCAGTGGTGCTCATGGAGATGTCACTCTGAAGGAAATAAATCAGCGTCTTCTGTCTGCACCTCCTCTCAAATCCAAACTAGGTGTGGAAGATCCATCAACTTACCCAAAATCAGCTTTTTCTGGGAAGCCTGTTgttggaaaaacaaaaattcacacTGAAGGGGGAAAAGGTAGCATCACTATTATGAGAACCAAAGGCTAAGACTTTAAGTGTTTAGTACTAACTTTTGTGTTGGGTTTGGCTTCATTTTCTGCATGTAAAATACCTTGGTAATTTAATAGTTGCTATTGcaattttttgttcttattttgcACCCATGATAACACCACCTTAGTGTTTGCGTCCTACTTGAGGATCTAGATCACTCAGTGGCTTTTCTTTTGGTAGATAGATGCTTTTGTTTAAGTTAACTCTGCTCTGAAAATTTTGATCAACTCTTATAATATCCTATATTGtcatataacaatatatataaacctAGTTGGTTTAATGTATTTATCTGTGTTTGTACATATAAAGAATTTCAGTTTTAGtccttataaattttattttgtaagctATGAAAAGAATTTCAGTTTGATGTGCTATGTATAGTGTGCATGTTATGCTGATATAAGAATGTAAAACTTGCTTTAGAACTTGAACCTCAGATGCTATGGATTGGTGAAAATTCTACTAAATGCAAGTTAAATGATGCTTATGACATGAATCACTAGAATACCTGCTTGatgagaattaaaattttaaggactaaaacagatcataaaaaaccatgaatttagtcattaaaaactattaattgAACCATGCATGCTTTTAATAAATGGGTATTCCAATGGAACTAAAAACATGATGTTAAAAACATCTCCAtgttaataactatttttaacaaattttttataatagattatattactattttattcatctatatatttaaaacggaattgtacaaaaattgtaaaaagaaaaaattgttaaaaaaatattttcttaaaaacataTGGCATTACTTTTACAAATAGttacaaatatattatgaaaaaggaTAAATCAAAAATTCTGATTGCAGACAcaattaataacttttattttttatgatttttttaaaacttactattagattaaaattcatttttttatgtacactttttaaaatatttttaaaattaatcatggCATTACTTTTACAAATAGttacacatttttatatatcaatCTATAATTATTCGATGCAGgag
Coding sequences within:
- the LOC106758914 gene encoding protein XRI1 isoform X2; the encoded protein is MEPWDWHREDYCLQKSFNYEISQGLWNEVPENEDLSCVFNDETTPVKACGDFSYNVNNSESNDLKNEPDKCLKTSYQFKRRRMLQFNTQNGCHYPSNEQMSSAYLKVKGKEDPNVEIFSEFSQWVSGASGSASASSYEDLESAEGWLADCFADAEMQLCPDDLIFSGADDVHIDVADLCNFQPVCEQNTVQHSATKIPKNIVLKGIGGKSFVEKPTKLSASVAYPFAFIKPSGAHGDVTLKEINQRLLSAPPLKSKLGVEDPSTYPKSAFSGKPVVGKTKIHTEGGKGSITIMRTKG
- the LOC106758914 gene encoding protein XRI1 isoform X1; translated protein: MDYSDYKEPWDWHREDYCLQKSFNYEISQGLWNEVPENEDLSCVFNDETTPVKACGDFSYNVNNSESNDLKNEPDKCLKTSYQFKRRRMLQFNTQNGCHYPSNEQMSSAYLKVKGKEDPNVEIFSEFSQWVSGASGSASASSYEDLESAEGWLADCFADAEMQLCPDDLIFSGADDVHIDVADLCNFQPVCEQNTVQHSATKIPKNIVLKGIGGKSFVEKPTKLSASVAYPFAFIKPSGAHGDVTLKEINQRLLSAPPLKSKLGVEDPSTYPKSAFSGKPVVGKTKIHTEGGKGSITIMRTKG